From Argopecten irradians isolate NY chromosome 12, Ai_NY, whole genome shotgun sequence, one genomic window encodes:
- the LOC138336474 gene encoding ankyrin repeat domain-containing protein 26-like, with product MKHIAKINWNLPKTELHSAAMELEKSEQARNELERRYQDDKESWEVTKEQKQREVQDLQEQNQTVVRRSHAIEAKLTSVENEFHIVSANLMEKSNLYNQTAKDLQYYKSAQESYDQNYQVEKVR from the exons ATGAAACACATTGCAAAAATAAA TTGGAATCTGCCAAAAACCGAACTACATTCGGCTGCTATGGAACTAGAGAAGAGTGAGCAGGCCAGAAATGAATTAGAAAG GCGATACCAAGACGACAAGGAGAGTTGGGAGGTAACAAAGGAGCAGAAACAGCGTGAGGTTCAGGACTTACAGGAACAGAACCAGACGGTGGTGAGGAGGAGTCATGCCATAGAGGCCAAGCTCACCTCTGTAGAAAATGAG TTCCATATCGTCAGTGCAAATTTGATGGAGAAATCCAACCTGTATAACCAGACTGCCAAAGATCTCCAGTATTACAAAAGTGCTCAGGAAAGCTACGACCAAAACTACCAAGTTGAAAAGGTGAGATAG